TTCCTTCGGCGCTGTGGAGCGTCCGGTACGCCGGCGTGAAGCCGGGCGACACGGTCATCGTTCTCGGCGCGGGGCAGATCGGTTTATTGGTACAGAAGTACGCTTGGCTGTATGGCGCGTCCCGAGTCATCTGCGTCGAACCGGTCGAATATCGGGCGGAGCACGCGAAACGGACGAACGGGGTCGAGACGCATACGGAAATCCGAGCGGAGGAGATCGGACCGTACTTGCTCGAGAAGACGTCCGGCGGCGCGGACGTCGTCATCGATTGCGTCGGCATGGACGGGAAGAAAAACTTGCTCGAATCCGTCGAAACCGCGCTTCGGCTGCAAGGCGGCGCCGAAGGCGCCATCCGCAGCGCCGCGCAGATGGTGCGCAAGGGCGGAACGATTCAATTGACGGGCGTCTACGGCTTACGCTACAATTCTTTCCCGCTCGGCGACTTGTTCGCCCGGGGCGTCACGCTGAAGATGGGCCAGGCGTCGGTCCTGCACCTGGTTCCCCAGGTATACGACGACCTCGCGCGCGGACGCGTAGACCCTTCGGACCTTCTGACGCACAAGCTGCCGATCGACGCCGCGCCTCACGCCTACGACATCTTCCTGCACAAGAAGGAGCAATGCATCAAGATCGTCATGTGCCCGAACTAACGCGAGAAGGGGCTTTCCCGAGCGGATATATCCGCAGGCAGGAAAGCCCCTTCGTCGTTTACAAAAACAATAGTTCGATGAGCTTAAATACGGCACCGGCCAAGATCGCCGAGATCGGGATCGTGATGAACCACGTTACGATGATCTTGCCGGCGACGTTCCACTTCACGTCGCGGAACCGCTTCGCCGCGCCGACGCCGAGAATGCCCGACGTGACGACGTGCGTCGTACTGACCGGAAACCCGGTGAGCGTCGCGCCGAGGATGACGGACGCAGACGTCAAGTCGGCGGACACCCCGTTCGCCGGCTCGATCTTAAAGATCTTCGAGCCCATCGTCTTAATGATTTTCCAGCCGCCCACGGACGTACCGAGACCCATGGCCGTCGCCGCGGAAATCTTGACCCATAACGGTACCTCTAGGTCCGTCTGCAGTCCGCCGGCGACGAGCGCGAACGTGATGACGCCCATCGCCTTCTGCGCGTCGTTCGTGCCGTGCGTGAAGCTCTGGAAGCATGCCGTAACGATCTGCATCGTGCGGAAGTTTTTATTGAGTCGATGCGGACTGAAGTTCGCGAAGATCCAATAGACGAGCTTCATGACGATAAAGCCGATGA
The sequence above is drawn from the Paenibacillus antri genome and encodes:
- a CDS encoding alcohol dehydrogenase catalytic domain-containing protein codes for the protein MKAVTYQGYRKVEVASVAAPTIQDPEDIIVRVTRSGLCGSDLHLYNGMIPSLERGYVLGHETIGIVEETGRAVHKVKKHDRVVIPFNVACGKCRFCASQLESLCDESNAEGEIGSAFGYSRLLGDYPGSQAQYLRVPYGNFMPFVVPEACELPDDQLVMLSDALPSALWSVRYAGVKPGDTVIVLGAGQIGLLVQKYAWLYGASRVICVEPVEYRAEHAKRTNGVETHTEIRAEEIGPYLLEKTSGGADVVIDCVGMDGKKNLLESVETALRLQGGAEGAIRSAAQMVRKGGTIQLTGVYGLRYNSFPLGDLFARGVTLKMGQASVLHLVPQVYDDLARGRVDPSDLLTHKLPIDAAPHAYDIFLHKKEQCIKIVMCPN
- a CDS encoding inorganic phosphate transporter, with translation MEPMFLIVIVVILALSFDFINGFHDTANAIATSVSTRALSPRNAILIAASLNFIGALTFTGVAKSIGGKVADPSTLDHGMIIIVATLIAAIAWNLITWWFGIPSSSSHALIGSMAGAVIASAGFAGINSSGFASIIKGLIFSPIIAFVIGFIVMKLVYWIFANFSPHRLNKNFRTMQIVTACFQSFTHGTNDAQKAMGVITFALVAGGLQTDLEVPLWVKISAATAMGLGTSVGGWKIIKTMGSKIFKIEPANGVSADLTSASVILGATLTGFPVSTTHVVTSGILGVGAAKRFRDVKWNVAGKIIVTWFITIPISAILAGAVFKLIELLFL